The proteins below come from a single Acidovorax sp. NCPPB 4044 genomic window:
- a CDS encoding bifunctional adenosylcobinamide kinase/adenosylcobinamide-phosphate guanylyltransferase, with the protein MTRQALSIARSELVLGGQKSGKSRRAEALARTWLDRSPAHRAVLIATGQAWDAEMRERIARHQRERAERVPGMATVEEPRDVAGALARCSTPQTLVVVDCLTLWLTQWLMPLEDKGMEQKGLHAAGFIEQSAMFLVAIRQAPGPVVVVGNEIGLGVIPMGREVRAFVDALGVLNQRTAEACERVTLVAAGLPLTLKEPAP; encoded by the coding sequence ATGACGCGGCAGGCGCTGTCCATCGCGCGCAGCGAACTCGTCCTGGGCGGCCAGAAGAGCGGCAAATCGCGCCGCGCCGAGGCCCTGGCGCGCACGTGGCTGGACCGGTCGCCCGCGCACCGCGCCGTGCTGATCGCCACCGGCCAGGCCTGGGACGCCGAGATGCGCGAGCGCATCGCGCGCCACCAGCGCGAGCGCGCCGAGCGCGTGCCGGGCATGGCCACGGTGGAGGAGCCGCGCGACGTGGCCGGCGCGCTCGCGCGCTGCAGCACGCCGCAGACGCTGGTGGTGGTCGACTGCCTCACGCTCTGGCTCACGCAGTGGCTGATGCCGCTGGAAGACAAGGGAATGGAGCAAAAAGGCCTCCATGCCGCCGGATTCATTGAACAATCTGCTATGTTTTTAGTAGCAATCCGGCAGGCGCCGGGCCCGGTGGTGGTCGTGGGCAACGAGATCGGCCTGGGCGTGATCCCGATGGGGCGCGAGGTGCGCGCCTTCGTCGATGCGCTGGGCGTGCTGAACCAGCGCACCGCCGAGGCCTGCGAGCGCGTCACGCTCGTGGCGGCGGGCCTGCCGCTCACGCTCAAGGAGCCCGCGCCATGA
- a CDS encoding FecCD family ABC transporter permease — MSVRKDSADAAGGDGARRSAWLAAGLLIASAVLVVLGAGVGSTGIGFAWGADADPVARQILWDIRLPRTLGAWLAGALLGLAGAVAQGLFRNPLADPYLLGSASGAALGGALAMAFFGLSPTAAQWLARLGVTGMAFLGAVAAVLLTLVLARGVQHTLRLLLAGVIVGVVLGAARDLVELASPDILQAMQAFTLGSTSFVGWIACGLMAGAWALSAGAAWVLARALDGLVLGEATAASLGLPLAPMRAGLVAAMALATGTAVAQTGLIAFVGLAAPHLVRSIAPCTHQRHGVLASLMGAVLLLAADILARWILAPQELPVGVLTAALGGSYLLWLMHRRTQLGRGL; from the coding sequence ATGAGCGTGCGCAAGGATTCCGCCGACGCGGCCGGTGGCGACGGCGCCCGCCGCTCCGCGTGGCTGGCCGCCGGGCTGCTGATCGCCAGCGCCGTGCTGGTGGTGCTGGGCGCGGGCGTGGGCAGCACCGGCATCGGCTTCGCCTGGGGGGCGGACGCCGATCCCGTGGCGCGCCAGATTTTGTGGGACATCCGCCTTCCGCGCACGCTGGGCGCGTGGCTCGCCGGCGCGCTGCTGGGCCTGGCCGGCGCGGTGGCGCAGGGGCTCTTTCGCAATCCGCTGGCCGATCCGTACCTGCTGGGCAGCGCCTCGGGCGCCGCGCTGGGCGGGGCGCTGGCGATGGCGTTCTTCGGCCTGTCGCCCACGGCGGCGCAGTGGCTCGCGCGGCTGGGCGTCACGGGCATGGCGTTCCTGGGCGCGGTGGCGGCGGTGCTGCTCACGCTGGTGCTGGCGCGCGGCGTGCAGCACACCCTGCGGCTGCTGCTGGCCGGCGTGATCGTGGGCGTGGTGCTGGGCGCCGCGCGCGACCTGGTGGAGCTGGCCTCGCCCGACATCCTGCAGGCCATGCAGGCCTTCACGCTCGGCAGTACCAGCTTCGTGGGCTGGATCGCCTGCGGCCTGATGGCGGGCGCGTGGGCCCTCAGCGCGGGCGCCGCCTGGGTGCTGGCGCGCGCGCTCGACGGCCTGGTGCTCGGCGAGGCCACGGCGGCCAGCCTGGGCCTGCCGCTCGCGCCGATGCGCGCCGGGCTCGTGGCCGCGATGGCGCTCGCCACCGGCACGGCCGTGGCGCAGACCGGGCTGATCGCCTTCGTCGGCCTGGCCGCGCCGCACCTCGTGCGCTCGATCGCGCCGTGCACGCACCAGCGCCACGGGGTGCTGGCCAGCCTGATGGGCGCGGTGCTGCTGCTGGCGGCCGACATCCTCGCGCGCTGGATCCTGGCGCCGCAGGAGCTGCCGGTGGGCGTGCTCACGGCCGCGCTGGGCGGCAGCTACCTGCTGTGGCTCATGCACCGCCGCACGCAGCTCGGCCGGGGTCTGTAA
- the cobO gene encoding cob(I)yrinic acid a,c-diamide adenosyltransferase, giving the protein MQIESPPTERRSDKPEGERRGLVLVNTGDGKGKSTAAFGLALRAHGRGKAVKIFQFMKVPSARFGEHRMFEQLGIPIEGLGDGFSWKSRDLEHSAELARAGWERARAAILGGEHFLVVLDEVTYPLIYGWLPLADVLQALRERPRDVHVVLTGRRCPQELIDLADTVTEMALVKHAFQAGVPAQRGIED; this is encoded by the coding sequence ATGCAGATCGAATCTCCTCCCACCGAGCGCCGCTCGGACAAACCCGAAGGCGAGCGCCGCGGCCTCGTGCTGGTGAACACCGGCGACGGCAAGGGCAAGAGCACGGCCGCCTTCGGCCTCGCGCTGCGCGCCCACGGCCGCGGCAAGGCGGTGAAGATCTTCCAGTTCATGAAGGTGCCGAGCGCGCGCTTCGGCGAGCACCGCATGTTCGAGCAGCTCGGCATTCCCATCGAGGGCCTGGGCGACGGCTTCAGCTGGAAGAGCCGCGACCTGGAGCACTCGGCCGAACTCGCGCGCGCGGGCTGGGAGCGTGCGCGTGCCGCGATCCTGGGCGGGGAGCACTTCCTCGTGGTGCTCGACGAGGTGACCTACCCGCTCATCTATGGCTGGCTGCCGCTCGCCGACGTGCTGCAGGCGCTGCGCGAGCGCCCGCGCGACGTGCACGTGGTGCTCACCGGCCGCCGCTGCCCGCAGGAGCTGATCGACCTGGCCGACACCGTGACCGAAATGGCGCTGGTCAAGCACGCGTTCCAGGCCGGCGTGCCCGCGCAGCGCGGGATCGAGGACTGA
- a CDS encoding cell division protein ZapA translates to MNQIEVQIMQQSYRLACPEGQQERLLQAVERVDSAMTRIRDAGKVRARERIAVLAALNLAFELADRAEAAAQGPAGAAEPAGSAFDASAPLPPPAAAPLEPTPAPALVPSQASLLADTADSGAPGGDALDALLRRLDQALGDDRRHL, encoded by the coding sequence ATGAACCAGATCGAAGTGCAGATCATGCAGCAGAGCTACCGCCTCGCGTGCCCGGAGGGGCAGCAGGAGCGTCTGCTGCAGGCCGTCGAGCGTGTGGACTCGGCCATGACCCGCATCCGCGATGCGGGCAAGGTCCGTGCCCGCGAACGCATTGCCGTGCTGGCGGCCCTCAACCTCGCCTTCGAACTGGCCGACCGTGCCGAGGCCGCGGCCCAGGGCCCTGCCGGTGCGGCAGAGCCGGCCGGCTCGGCGTTCGATGCCTCGGCCCCACTGCCGCCGCCCGCCGCCGCGCCGCTGGAGCCGACGCCGGCGCCCGCGCTGGTGCCCTCGCAGGCCAGCCTGCTGGCCGACACCGCGGATTCGGGCGCGCCCGGCGGCGATGCGCTCGACGCGTTGCTGCGCCGCCTGGACCAGGCACTCGGCGACGATCGCCGGCACCTCTGA
- a CDS encoding putative bifunctional diguanylate cyclase/phosphodiesterase, with protein sequence MSGAPIDIAWRSVFQGLPEALWLVDAQSLNVVFCNQAAADLAGRPAEAMEAMPVHALACTPEDLAFWSQDLAGLMAGIHSYSNMLRSDGQLVPVDRRVAAVASPSGMPLLVLGMVDRSEQASTQRELERLLSELRATLDSAADGMLVCDMAGRVRAFNQRLALLWNMPDTLLVERNDAAVEAHMAGQVADAGAYRARLLGIAQFPDEETTDILQLRNGTVIERRSVPQLSHGRPMGRVYSFRDLTLQHAAQKRIEQLAYSDVLTGLPNRLLLSRRVASAIEAARAPGGGFAILFIDLDRFKIINDSLGHLFGDRVLQLVAQRLQSCLRQTDMLCRLGGDEFVIYLHTGATDVAEGVARRILDEMRQPFMLDGMGFSIQCSIGIALHPQDGETLDDLIKQADTAMYRVKERGRGSYGFYQPQMNADLLSRMKLEHAMRQALDRGHMAVHYQPQIAMATGRVVGAEALLRWTDPELGAISPGVFIPLAEESGYIVTLGAWVLEQSIREAAEWMRAGSPLMVAVNVSALEFRQPDFVERLVALLQRHGLPATLLELELTETILLQDAQEMEQRLAALAELGVGLAIDDFGTGYSSLAYLKKLAIHKLKIDQSFVRGLPGDEGDRAIIHAIVHMGRALRIEVVAEGVETPAQRLALEQMECHYFQGFLCAPGLPAEAFRALIAGGQAYVWEPVPEPD encoded by the coding sequence GTGAGCGGCGCACCCATCGACATCGCCTGGCGCTCCGTCTTCCAGGGGCTGCCCGAGGCGCTCTGGCTGGTCGATGCCCAATCGCTCAACGTCGTCTTCTGCAACCAGGCCGCGGCCGACCTGGCCGGGCGGCCCGCCGAGGCCATGGAGGCCATGCCGGTGCACGCGCTGGCCTGCACGCCCGAAGACCTCGCGTTCTGGTCGCAGGACCTGGCGGGCCTGATGGCGGGCATCCATTCGTACTCCAACATGCTGCGCAGCGACGGGCAACTGGTGCCCGTGGACCGCCGCGTGGCCGCGGTCGCCTCGCCCTCAGGCATGCCGCTGCTGGTGCTGGGCATGGTGGACCGCAGCGAGCAGGCGTCCACGCAGCGCGAACTCGAACGCCTGCTGTCGGAGTTGCGCGCCACGCTCGACTCGGCCGCCGACGGCATGCTGGTGTGCGACATGGCCGGCCGCGTGCGGGCGTTCAACCAGCGCCTGGCGCTGCTCTGGAACATGCCCGATACCCTGCTGGTCGAGCGCAACGATGCGGCCGTGGAGGCGCACATGGCGGGGCAGGTCGCCGATGCCGGTGCCTACCGCGCGCGCCTGCTGGGCATCGCGCAGTTCCCCGACGAAGAAACCACCGACATCCTGCAGCTGCGCAACGGCACGGTGATCGAACGCCGGTCGGTCCCGCAGCTGAGCCATGGCCGTCCGATGGGCCGGGTGTATTCCTTCCGCGACCTCACGCTGCAGCACGCGGCCCAGAAACGCATCGAACAGCTCGCCTACAGCGACGTGCTCACCGGGCTGCCGAACCGCCTGCTGCTGTCGCGCCGCGTCGCGTCGGCCATCGAGGCCGCGCGCGCCCCGGGCGGCGGATTCGCGATCCTGTTCATCGACCTGGACCGCTTCAAGATCATCAACGACTCCCTGGGGCACCTCTTCGGCGACCGTGTCCTGCAACTGGTCGCGCAGCGCCTGCAGAGCTGCCTGCGGCAGACCGACATGCTCTGCCGGCTCGGGGGCGACGAGTTCGTCATCTACCTGCACACCGGCGCCACCGACGTGGCGGAAGGCGTGGCGCGCCGCATCCTCGACGAAATGCGCCAGCCCTTCATGCTCGACGGCATGGGGTTTTCGATCCAGTGCAGCATCGGCATCGCCCTCCATCCGCAGGACGGCGAGACGCTGGACGACCTCATCAAACAGGCCGACACGGCCATGTACCGCGTGAAGGAGCGGGGCCGCGGCAGCTATGGCTTCTACCAGCCACAGATGAATGCCGATCTGCTCTCGCGCATGAAGCTCGAGCACGCGATGCGGCAGGCGCTGGACCGGGGGCACATGGCCGTGCACTACCAGCCCCAGATCGCCATGGCGACCGGGCGGGTCGTGGGGGCCGAGGCACTGCTGCGCTGGACCGATCCCGAGCTGGGCGCGATCTCGCCCGGCGTGTTCATCCCGCTGGCCGAGGAGTCGGGCTACATCGTCACGCTGGGTGCGTGGGTGCTGGAGCAGTCGATCCGCGAGGCGGCCGAATGGATGCGCGCCGGCTCTCCGCTCATGGTGGCGGTGAACGTGTCCGCGCTGGAGTTCCGGCAGCCCGACTTCGTGGAGCGCCTGGTCGCGCTGCTGCAACGCCACGGCCTGCCGGCCACGCTGCTGGAGCTTGAACTCACCGAGACCATCCTGCTGCAGGATGCGCAGGAGATGGAGCAGCGCCTCGCTGCGCTGGCCGAGCTGGGCGTGGGCCTGGCCATCGACGATTTCGGCACGGGCTATTCCAGCCTGGCCTACCTCAAGAAGCTGGCGATCCACAAGCTCAAGATCGACCAGTCCTTCGTGCGCGGCCTGCCGGGCGACGAGGGCGACCGCGCCATCATCCACGCGATCGTGCACATGGGCCGCGCGCTGCGCATCGAAGTCGTGGCCGAAGGGGTGGAGACGCCCGCTCAGCGCCTCGCACTGGAGCAGATGGAGTGCCATTACTTCCAGGGTTTCCTGTGCGCGCCGGGGTTGCCTGCCGAGGCCTTCCGGGCGCTCATCGCGGGCGGCCAGGCCTATGTGTGGGAGCCCGTCCCCGAGCCGGACTGA
- a CDS encoding DUF904 domain-containing protein encodes MVSPPPIDQITERVERLLARHAELQRANALLTSQVLALTQERDSLRSRLNTARMRVDALLEKLPPDADDAPDAPTDLPKDA; translated from the coding sequence ATGGTTTCCCCCCCTCCCATCGACCAGATCACCGAGCGCGTGGAGCGGCTCCTCGCGCGCCATGCCGAGCTGCAGCGCGCCAATGCGCTGCTCACGTCCCAGGTGCTCGCGCTCACGCAGGAGCGTGATTCGCTCCGGTCGCGACTGAACACCGCCCGCATGCGCGTGGACGCGCTGCTGGAAAAGCTGCCCCCCGATGCGGACGACGCACCGGACGCCCCGACCGACCTGCCCAAGGACGCCTGA
- a CDS encoding TonB-dependent receptor domain-containing protein — MQSPFPRVRGAAGVRSLPSLHVPAAVALAAGLAFAAGAQAAPAAQLGDTVVTATRTPQPLADLVADVSIVDRETIESSGATGVADVLARVPGVEISRNGGPGTTTSVYLRGAEQRFTAVFIDGVRMDSQTTGGAPWEAIPLGLIDRIEVLRGPAAAVYGSDAVGGVIQIFTRKGEGPAQPYVGVGAGSHGTYKAEAGVSGSAGEGRAVDYALGFEREISDGFNARLIAGQNPDKDGLRRSSVNARVGLQIDPRQRLEGTLAAADTNAGYDTTPLGNDDRALHRMHALGLNWRAQWSDRYTTRVSVTDSRDRYETRPSPYLTDTRLRGYLFQNEWREGGHLFTAALERREDELRNGAIDGDRSQDALALGYGFTSGPHALQFNARHDSDSEFGGHSTGSIAYGYAITPQWRATASAGTSFRAPTLYQRFSPYGVASLKPEEGRNTEVGLRWAQGASSASVVAYRNRVKNLIVFGAAGPCQDPFGCYANAGRARYQGVTLSAQHALGGVQLRASLDLQNHRDEDTGRQLARRAKRHATLGADTRIAGWTVGSEVQSSGRRFDNAANTFVLGGYTLVNLYASTRVGQDTTLLARVDNLTDKDYQTARTYAQAGRTFYVGLKWAPR; from the coding sequence ATGCAATCACCATTCCCCCGTGTCCGCGGCGCCGCTGGCGTGCGCTCCCTCCCGTCCCTGCACGTTCCCGCCGCCGTGGCGCTGGCCGCAGGCCTCGCCTTTGCGGCCGGCGCCCAGGCCGCACCGGCCGCGCAGCTCGGCGATACCGTGGTCACCGCCACGCGCACGCCCCAGCCGCTGGCCGACCTCGTGGCCGATGTGTCCATCGTGGACCGCGAAACGATCGAGTCGAGCGGTGCGACGGGCGTGGCCGACGTGCTGGCCCGCGTGCCGGGCGTGGAGATCTCGCGCAACGGCGGGCCCGGCACGACGACCAGCGTGTACCTGCGCGGCGCCGAGCAGCGCTTCACGGCCGTCTTCATCGACGGTGTGCGCATGGATTCGCAGACCACCGGCGGTGCGCCCTGGGAGGCGATCCCGCTGGGACTGATCGACCGCATCGAGGTGCTGCGCGGCCCCGCCGCCGCGGTGTACGGCTCCGACGCCGTCGGCGGCGTGATCCAGATCTTCACGCGCAAGGGCGAAGGCCCGGCGCAGCCCTACGTGGGCGTGGGCGCGGGCAGCCACGGCACCTACAAGGCCGAGGCCGGCGTGAGCGGCTCGGCGGGCGAGGGCCGTGCGGTGGACTACGCGCTGGGCTTCGAGCGCGAGATCAGCGATGGCTTCAATGCCCGGCTCATCGCCGGCCAGAACCCCGACAAGGACGGCCTGCGCCGTTCGTCGGTCAACGCGCGCGTGGGCCTGCAGATCGATCCGCGCCAGCGGCTCGAGGGCACGCTGGCCGCGGCCGACACCAATGCCGGCTACGACACGACGCCGCTCGGCAACGACGACCGCGCGCTGCACCGCATGCACGCGCTGGGCCTGAACTGGCGCGCGCAATGGAGCGACCGCTACACCACGCGCGTGTCGGTCACCGATTCGCGCGACCGCTACGAAACGCGGCCTTCGCCCTACCTCACCGATACGCGCCTGCGCGGCTACCTGTTCCAGAACGAGTGGCGCGAGGGCGGCCACCTCTTCACCGCCGCGCTGGAGCGCCGCGAGGACGAGCTGCGCAATGGCGCCATCGACGGCGACCGGTCGCAGGACGCGCTGGCGCTGGGCTACGGCTTCACGTCGGGCCCGCACGCGCTGCAGTTCAACGCGCGCCACGACTCCGACAGCGAGTTCGGCGGCCACAGCACCGGCAGCATCGCCTACGGCTACGCGATCACGCCGCAGTGGCGCGCGACGGCCTCGGCGGGCACGTCGTTCCGGGCGCCCACGCTCTACCAGCGGTTCAGCCCGTACGGCGTGGCCTCGCTCAAGCCCGAGGAGGGCCGCAACACCGAGGTGGGCCTGCGCTGGGCGCAGGGCGCGAGCAGCGCGTCGGTGGTGGCCTACCGCAACCGCGTGAAGAACCTGATCGTGTTCGGCGCGGCCGGCCCGTGCCAGGACCCATTCGGCTGCTACGCCAACGCGGGCCGCGCCCGCTACCAGGGCGTGACGCTGTCGGCCCAGCATGCGCTGGGCGGCGTGCAGCTGCGCGCCTCGCTGGACCTGCAGAACCACCGCGACGAGGACACCGGCCGCCAGCTGGCGCGCCGCGCCAAGCGCCATGCCACGCTGGGCGCCGACACGCGCATCGCGGGCTGGACGGTGGGCTCGGAAGTGCAGTCCTCGGGCCGCCGCTTCGACAACGCCGCCAACACCTTCGTGCTGGGCGGCTACACGCTGGTGAACCTCTACGCCAGCACGCGCGTGGGCCAGGACACGACCCTGCTGGCGCGCGTGGACAACCTCACCGACAAGGACTACCAGACCGCGCGCACCTATGCGCAGGCCGGCCGCACGTTCTATGTGGGCCTGAAGTGGGCGCCGCGTTGA
- a CDS encoding ABC transporter ATP-binding protein, with product MKNIAISSMDLAASLGNASILHGVDLQLPAGSWTSVVGPNGAGKSTLLKALAGLLPRGAVRGQVELLGRPLAHWGARERARHLAWLGQGEPGGDEIPAYEVAMLGRLPHRPWLAPPGPADHAAVRAAMQATQAWEWRDRPLAQLSGGERQRVLLARALAVQARVLLMDEPLAHLDPPHQADWLRTVRALARQGCAVVSVLHEVSFALQADALVILAAGRVFHHGPCADPATHTALEAVFGHRIRVHAVDGLHVAVPRVEGPPPAA from the coding sequence ATGAAAAATATAGCAATCTCTTCAATGGATCTGGCGGCATCCCTCGGAAATGCCTCCATATTGCACGGCGTGGACCTGCAGTTGCCCGCCGGCTCCTGGACCAGCGTGGTGGGCCCCAACGGCGCGGGCAAGTCCACGCTGCTGAAGGCGCTGGCCGGCCTGCTGCCGCGCGGCGCGGTGCGCGGGCAGGTGGAGCTGCTCGGCCGCCCGCTCGCGCACTGGGGCGCGCGCGAGCGGGCCCGGCACCTCGCCTGGCTGGGCCAGGGCGAGCCCGGTGGCGACGAGATCCCCGCCTACGAGGTGGCCATGCTCGGCCGCCTGCCGCACCGGCCGTGGCTCGCTCCGCCGGGCCCCGCCGACCATGCCGCGGTGCGCGCGGCGATGCAGGCCACCCAGGCCTGGGAATGGCGCGACCGGCCGCTCGCGCAACTGTCGGGCGGCGAGCGCCAGCGCGTGCTGCTGGCGCGCGCGCTCGCCGTGCAGGCCCGCGTGCTGCTCATGGACGAGCCGCTCGCCCACCTCGACCCACCCCACCAGGCCGACTGGCTGCGCACCGTGCGCGCGCTGGCGCGGCAGGGCTGCGCGGTGGTGAGCGTGCTGCACGAGGTATCGTTCGCGCTGCAGGCCGATGCGCTGGTCATCCTGGCCGCGGGCCGCGTGTTCCACCATGGCCCGTGCGCCGATCCGGCCACCCACACCGCGCTGGAGGCCGTCTTCGGCCACCGCATCCGCGTGCACGCGGTGGACGGGCTGCACGTGGCCGTGCCCCGCGTGGAAGGGCCGCCGCCCGCGGCGTGA
- a CDS encoding cobyrinate a,c-diamide synthase yields MTASAVPAGGGTVRCPAIAIAAPSSGQGKTTVTAALARLHARQGRRVRVFKCGPDFLDPCWHELASGAPVHAIDLWMTGEADAAARLHAAASEADLVLVEGVMGLFDGTPSLADLAQRFGLPVLAVVDASAMAGTFGALAWGLRHYRPGLPWAGVLANRVGSERHAGMLQGSLADAQDWLGALPRVVPAQDGGAAPQPARQRAGLLPERHLGLVAAHELADGLARIDRAADALARTPLGRLSIDDWRQRFSVDFDAPAPQAAVPPLLAGRTVAVADDAAFCFIYRANLDTLQALGARVVRFSPLADAELPDCDAVWLPGGYPELHAGRLAANTGMQASLRAHVAAGRAVWAECGGMMALFESISLADGATRQPLWGLLPGHVAMQRRLAALGPQQLDLGGHVLRGHTFHYSTCDSRADVRAHTTRPEAGSGPGEALYRHGSIHASYFHAWFPSSPRAVAALFGAEGALQAEPGAHGAAA; encoded by the coding sequence TTGACCGCCTCCGCGGTGCCGGCGGGCGGCGGCACGGTCCGCTGCCCGGCCATCGCCATCGCCGCGCCGTCGTCGGGGCAGGGCAAGACCACGGTGACCGCGGCGCTCGCGCGCCTGCATGCCCGCCAGGGGCGGCGCGTGCGCGTGTTCAAGTGCGGGCCGGACTTCCTCGACCCGTGCTGGCATGAACTCGCGAGCGGCGCGCCCGTGCACGCCATCGACCTCTGGATGACCGGCGAGGCCGACGCCGCCGCCCGCCTGCATGCCGCGGCCAGCGAGGCCGACCTGGTGCTCGTCGAGGGTGTGATGGGCCTCTTCGACGGCACGCCGAGCCTGGCCGACCTCGCGCAGCGCTTCGGCCTGCCGGTGCTGGCCGTGGTGGATGCCTCCGCCATGGCGGGCACCTTCGGCGCGCTGGCCTGGGGCCTGCGCCACTACCGGCCGGGCCTGCCCTGGGCGGGCGTGCTGGCCAACCGCGTGGGCAGCGAACGCCACGCGGGCATGCTGCAGGGCAGTCTCGCCGACGCGCAGGACTGGCTGGGCGCACTGCCGCGCGTGGTGCCCGCGCAGGACGGTGGCGCGGCCCCGCAGCCGGCCCGCCAGCGCGCCGGCCTGCTGCCCGAGCGGCACCTGGGCCTGGTGGCGGCGCACGAGCTGGCCGACGGCCTGGCGCGCATCGACCGGGCCGCCGACGCGCTCGCGCGGACGCCGCTGGGCCGCCTGTCGATCGACGATTGGCGGCAGCGCTTTTCCGTGGATTTCGACGCGCCCGCTCCGCAGGCCGCGGTGCCGCCGCTGCTGGCCGGGCGCACGGTTGCGGTGGCGGACGATGCCGCCTTCTGCTTCATCTACCGCGCCAACTTGGACACGCTGCAGGCGCTGGGCGCGCGCGTGGTGCGCTTCTCGCCGCTGGCCGATGCGGAGCTGCCCGATTGCGACGCCGTCTGGCTGCCGGGCGGCTACCCCGAGCTGCATGCCGGGCGGCTGGCCGCCAACACGGGTATGCAGGCCAGCCTGCGCGCGCACGTGGCGGCGGGCCGGGCCGTGTGGGCAGAATGCGGCGGCATGATGGCGCTCTTCGAATCGATCTCCCTGGCCGACGGCGCCACGCGCCAGCCGCTCTGGGGGCTGCTGCCGGGCCACGTGGCCATGCAGCGGCGGCTGGCGGCCCTGGGGCCGCAGCAACTGGACCTCGGCGGCCACGTGCTGCGCGGCCACACCTTCCATTACTCGACCTGCGACAGCCGCGCCGACGTGCGCGCGCACACCACGCGGCCCGAGGCGGGCAGCGGGCCCGGCGAGGCGCTCTACCGGCACGGCAGCATCCATGCGAGCTATTTCCACGCCTGGTTCCCCTCCAGCCCGCGCGCAGTGGCGGCGCTGTTCGGTGCCGAGGGCGCGCTGCAGGCGGAGCCCGGCGCGCACGGGGCGGCGGCATGA
- a CDS encoding ABC transporter substrate-binding protein, translated as MTLSFMPRRAVLPAVALLLGVAGASGWGPVRAQASPPPTVPAAAQATAPAPIAITDARGRRVVFQKPPQRIVSLLPSLTESVCELQQCGRLVGVDRYSNWPDAVRRLPQVGGGIDPHIEAIVAQRPDVVLLAASSRASDRLEALSIPVVALEPKTHADVRAVLGTLGTLLGVPPEQGAERVWRVIDAGVQAAAQSLPPRARGARVYFEVSRGPYAAGTVSFIGETLARLGARNVVPPALGPFPRLNPEFVVRAAPDVLMVGNSSMQALVPYPGWESLRAVREQRVCVFAPGEADVVVRPGPRMADAARIMARCLADKAP; from the coding sequence ATGACCTTGTCTTTCATGCCGCGCCGTGCCGTGCTGCCTGCCGTTGCGCTGTTGCTGGGCGTGGCGGGTGCCTCGGGGTGGGGGCCCGTGCGTGCGCAGGCTTCGCCGCCGCCAACGGTCCCGGCAGCGGCCCAGGCCACGGCGCCGGCCCCCATCGCGATCACCGACGCGCGCGGCCGCCGCGTGGTGTTCCAGAAGCCGCCGCAGCGCATCGTGAGCCTGTTGCCCTCGCTCACCGAATCGGTGTGCGAGCTGCAGCAGTGCGGGCGCCTCGTGGGCGTGGACCGCTATTCCAACTGGCCCGACGCCGTGCGCCGGCTGCCGCAGGTGGGCGGCGGCATCGACCCCCACATCGAGGCCATCGTGGCGCAGCGGCCCGACGTGGTGCTGCTGGCCGCCAGCTCCCGCGCGAGCGACCGGCTGGAGGCGCTCAGCATTCCCGTGGTGGCGCTGGAGCCCAAGACGCATGCCGACGTGCGCGCGGTGCTGGGCACGCTCGGCACGCTGCTGGGCGTGCCGCCGGAGCAGGGCGCGGAGCGCGTCTGGCGTGTGATCGATGCCGGCGTGCAGGCGGCCGCGCAGTCGCTGCCACCGCGGGCGCGCGGCGCGCGCGTGTATTTCGAGGTGAGCCGCGGCCCCTATGCGGCCGGCACGGTGTCGTTCATCGGCGAGACGCTCGCGCGCCTGGGCGCGCGCAACGTGGTGCCGCCCGCGCTGGGCCCGTTCCCGCGGCTGAACCCCGAGTTCGTCGTGCGCGCGGCGCCCGATGTGCTCATGGTGGGCAACAGCAGCATGCAGGCGCTGGTGCCGTACCCGGGCTGGGAGAGCCTGCGCGCCGTGCGCGAGCAGCGTGTGTGCGTGTTCGCGCCGGGCGAGGCCGACGTGGTGGTGCGCCCGGGCCCGCGCATGGCGGATGCCGCGCGCATCATGGCGCGCTGCCTGGCGGACAAGGCGCCATGA